One genomic segment of Helianthus annuus cultivar XRQ/B chromosome 14, HanXRQr2.0-SUNRISE, whole genome shotgun sequence includes these proteins:
- the LOC110884364 gene encoding wall-associated receptor kinase 2, producing MGEKNMLLHFILFLFIFPLIMAMEIFPGATTNNTAKPGCPTECGNVTVPFPFGIGTDCSLSHSFYLTCNTSYEPPKLFLQDGNLQVYNISDTELRILTRISYRCYNQSGVAFEHIGWSNLAGLYTFSAKNKFTVVGCDDYSLIRGTNGGDFSSGCFGLCSKARDVPHGECSGIGCCQTSIPKGLSYYNITLGALQNHSNVLSFNECGYGFLVEEGSFEFGGVNDLSTDYWGFAERIRSTMPVVLDWVIRPNGTCANEVDECKGNSSCYDVEGGGYRCKCNEGYDGNPYLHPGCQDIDECDNGDNPCYGVCINTVGSYNCTCHPGSDGDANVLNGCKEVAKDSKNASTTVVIVIIVIISGMLAIISGIAGIFFGIRRRKLIRLKEKFFEQNGGVLLKQKIKSQGTHEAMTLFSTEQLRKATDNYAQENIVGKGAYGVVYKGVLSDKRVVAIKKSKLVDATQAEQFINEVMILTQVIHRNVVKLLGCCLEEEVPILVYEFISNNTLFHHIHHRLGGMNWLSWENRLRVATEAASALGYLHSEITMPIIHRDVKSTNILLDENYTAKISDFGASRLVPVDHDQVTTLIQGTLGYLDPEYFNSSQLTEKSDVYSFGVVLAELITGKKPIGSDRTNEEKILATYFVNSVRANRLFEIVEPRLLREATFEQLQAMGNIVKRCLSLVSCDRPTMKEVAVELDALRKFTTHPWAQQQTCSETRSLVLEVEQPDLYDVPLINDTNEWEPYSGITEMALKENNPR from the exons ATGGGAGAAAAAAACATGCTTCTTCATTTCATcctttttctttttatctttcctCTTATTATGGCCATGGAAATCTTTCCAGGTGCTACCACAAACAACACAGCCAAACCAGGCTGTCCAACCGAGTGTGGGAATGTTACAGTTCCTTTCCCTTTCGGTATTGGCACAGATTGTTCCCTAAGCCACTCATTTTACCTTACCTGCAACACTTCTTACGAACCCCCAAAGTTGTTTCTTCAAGATGGCAACCTCCAAGTATACAACATTTCAGATACAGAGTTGCGCATCTTAACAAGAATTTCTTACAGATGCTACAACCAAAGTGGGGTTGCATTTGAACACATAGGATGGTCTAACTTAGCAGGGTTATACACTTTCTCAGCAAAGAATAAGTTCACAGTCGTTGGTTGTGACGATTATTCTTTGATTAGAGGAACAAATGGAGGTGACTTTTCTAGTGGCTGTTTTGGACTATGTAGCAAAGCACGTGATGTGCCTCATGGGGAATGCTCCGGAATAGGCTGTTGTCAGACATCTATACCCAAGGGTCTCTCTTATTACAATATAACACTTGGCGCCTTACAAAATCACTCAAATGTTTTGTCCTTCAATGAATGTGGCTATGGCTTTCTTGTTGAGGAAGGCAGTTTTGAGTTTGGTGGTGTCAATGACTTATCCACTGATTACTGGGGATTTGCAGAGAGGATAAGGTCCACTATGCCAGTTGTGCTTGATTGGGTAATCAGACCCAATGGAACCTGTGCCAATGAGGTTGACGAATGCAAAGGAAACAGTTCATGCTATGATGTAGAAGGTGGTGGGTATCGTTGTAAATGCAATGAAGGTTACGATGGTAACCCCTATCTTCATCCAGGCTGTCAAG ACATCGACGAGTGTGACAATGGAGACAACCCATGTTATGGTGTTTGCATTAATACCGTAGGGAGTTACAATTGTACGTGCCACCCGGGATCCGATGGTGATGCAAATGTACTAAATGGTTGTAAAGAAGTTGCTAAAGATTCAAAAAACGCATCAACCACAGTCGTTATAG TAATCATAGTAATCATATCTGGCATGTTGGCGATTATCTCTGGAATAGCAGGAATTTTCTTTGGTATAAGGAGGAGAAAGCTAATCAGGTTAAAGGAAAAGTTCTTTGAGCAAAATGGGGGTGTGTTATTGAAACAAAAGATCAAATCACAAGGTACTCATGAGGCAATGACTTTGTTTAGCACTGAGCAACTTAGAAAAGCAACCGATAATTATGCTCAAGAGAACATTGTCGGTAAAGGTGCGTATGGTGTAGTGTACAAGGGAGTTTTGTCGGATAAACGTGTAGTCGCAATAAAGAAGTCTAAACTAGTGGATGCGACCCAAGCAGAGCAGTTCATCAATGAAGTCATGATCCTTACACAAGTTATTCATCGAAATGTAGTAAAGCTTTTGGGTTGTTGCTTGGAAGAGGAAGTCCCGATACTAGTTTATGAGTTTATCTCCAATAACACTCTTTTCCATCACATTCATCATAGATTAGGTGGAATGAATTGGTTATCTTGGGAGAATCGGTTGAGGGTAGCCACCGAAGCTGCAAGTGCACTTGGGTACCTTCATTCAGAAATTACTATGCCAATCATACACAGAGATGTCAAGTCTACCAACATACTATTAGATGAGAACTACACAGCAAAAATTTCAGAttttggtgcatcaaggttgGTCCCAGTAGATCACGACCAAGTAACTACTCTTATTCAAGGAACGTTAGGGTATTTGGATCCCGAATACTTCAATTCAAGCCAACTAACTGAGAAAAGTGATGTATACAGCTTTGGAGTGGTCCTTGCAGAACTGATAACCGGGAAAAAACCAATTGGTTCAGATAGAACCAATGAAGAGAAGATCCTAGCTACGTATTTTGTGAATTCAGTTAGAGCAAACCGCTTATTTGAAATTGTTGAACCTAGACTTTTACGTGAAGCAACTTTTGAGCAGTTGCAAGCAATGGGTAATATAGTAAAGAGATGTCTTAGTTTAGTAAGTTGTGATAGACCTACAATGAAAGAGGTTGCAGTGGAGCTTGATGCCTTGAGGAAGTTCACAACTCATCCTTGGGCTCAACAACAAACCTGTAGTGAGACTAGAAGTTTAGTCCTAGAAGTTGAGCAACCTGATCTTTATGACGTCCCATTAATTAATGATACTAATGAATGGGAACCATATTCTGGTATTACAGAAATGGCGCTTAAAGAAAACAATCCACGTTAG